In Shouchella patagoniensis, the following are encoded in one genomic region:
- a CDS encoding homoserine dehydrogenase, which produces MKIGLIGFGTVGTGIYERIIQSQDEIERLLGKRINIVSILVKNQAKVRDASVIERVTSSWEHFLKTDYDLVFEAMNGTEPARTYTKALLKRGIPVISANKKLVATHGEELEDTAQQANVYYGWDAAVCGAVPIVNVLKTVLPTTEISSVQGVLNGTTNYILTRMKEGKTYIEALEEAQQLGYAEEDPSADVEGFDAAYKIGLLAKLCFGEWIKPDLIAREGIKLIDVWHIQVALELGFSLKLLAQAAVNKRGDLVCSVKPTFIASTHPLAAVEDVINGVCINGTAIGQLVFSGPGAGKQTTANSVVEDFVLHEQNRKLKREPRIEKLTEKEQDGKELWLIKEGERELAQELVRKTKKWAEKEVVGGSVLLVNSPTYPVPFATYPLIGSASLRSKETAKR; this is translated from the coding sequence GTGAAAATTGGTCTAATCGGTTTTGGAACTGTAGGAACAGGGATTTATGAACGCATCATACAATCTCAAGATGAAATTGAACGGTTGCTAGGTAAACGAATCAATATTGTTTCAATTCTTGTGAAAAACCAAGCGAAAGTGCGCGACGCTTCCGTCATTGAGCGAGTGACTTCTTCTTGGGAGCACTTCTTAAAAACCGACTATGATCTTGTTTTTGAAGCGATGAATGGGACGGAACCGGCAAGGACGTATACGAAAGCACTATTAAAAAGAGGAATCCCGGTTATTTCAGCAAATAAGAAGCTAGTTGCTACCCATGGAGAAGAGCTTGAGGATACCGCACAGCAAGCGAATGTATATTATGGTTGGGATGCTGCAGTTTGCGGGGCAGTTCCAATCGTAAATGTATTAAAAACGGTCTTACCAACAACGGAAATTAGCTCTGTTCAAGGCGTTCTAAATGGAACAACAAATTATATTCTGACAAGAATGAAAGAAGGTAAAACGTACATAGAAGCGTTAGAAGAGGCGCAGCAATTAGGTTATGCAGAGGAAGATCCTTCTGCAGATGTAGAAGGTTTTGATGCAGCTTATAAGATAGGTTTACTAGCAAAGTTATGTTTTGGAGAATGGATAAAACCTGATCTAATCGCTCGTGAAGGAATTAAGTTGATTGATGTGTGGCATATTCAAGTAGCACTTGAGTTAGGCTTTTCGTTAAAATTACTAGCGCAAGCTGCTGTGAATAAGCGAGGAGATCTTGTTTGTTCCGTGAAGCCCACTTTTATCGCATCAACCCATCCATTGGCAGCAGTTGAGGATGTGATAAATGGCGTTTGTATAAACGGGACAGCGATCGGTCAACTAGTATTTTCTGGACCTGGTGCGGGTAAACAAACGACTGCCAACAGTGTTGTGGAAGATTTTGTCCTACACGAACAGAATAGAAAATTAAAACGTGAGCCACGTATAGAAAAGTTGACTGAGAAAGAGCAAGACGGAAAGGAATTATGGTTGATTAAAGAAGGGGAAAGAGAGTTGGCGCAAGAACTTGTGAGAAAAACAAAGAAATGGGCAGAAAAAGAAGTGGTAGGAGGGTCCGTCTTATTAGTCAATTCTCCAACGTACCCGGTGCCGTTTGCCACATATCCATTAATTGGGTCCGCTTCATTGAGAAGTAAAGAGACCGCAAAAAGGTAA
- a CDS encoding tRNA threonylcarbamoyladenosine dehydratase: MLHQFSRNELAIGHDGLERLKGSTVAVLGIGGVGSFSAEALARSGVGKIVLVDKDDVDITNVNRQIHALISTVGQPKVDLMAKRIEEINPECKVVSLKMFYTEETYESFFDHKLDYVVDASDTIAYKIHLIKECKKRNIPLISSMGVANKMDPTRLRITDISKTSYDPIAKVIRTRLRKEGIHKGVTVVFSDEKPIKIREDIRKEIVPESAEEGSIRKAKMPPSSNAFVPSVSGLIMAGHVITTLLDGIEINRLS, translated from the coding sequence ATGCTACACCAATTTTCACGAAATGAACTAGCGATTGGCCATGATGGTCTTGAACGATTAAAAGGAAGTACAGTGGCTGTTCTTGGGATAGGCGGAGTAGGTTCTTTTTCTGCTGAGGCACTTGCCAGATCCGGAGTGGGGAAAATTGTACTTGTAGATAAAGATGATGTGGATATTACAAATGTGAATCGACAAATACATGCATTGATTTCGACTGTTGGACAGCCTAAAGTTGATCTAATGGCCAAGCGTATTGAAGAAATAAATCCAGAATGCAAGGTTGTCTCTTTAAAAATGTTTTACACAGAGGAAACGTATGAGTCTTTCTTTGATCATAAGCTAGATTATGTTGTTGACGCAAGTGATACGATTGCATATAAAATTCATTTAATAAAGGAATGTAAGAAGCGGAATATCCCACTTATTTCTAGTATGGGTGTTGCGAATAAGATGGATCCAACACGATTACGAATAACAGATATCTCGAAAACAAGCTATGATCCGATTGCTAAGGTCATTCGAACGAGATTACGTAAAGAAGGCATTCATAAGGGTGTTACAGTGGTTTTTTCCGATGAGAAGCCTATTAAGATTCGTGAGGATATTCGGAAGGAAATCGTACCAGAGTCTGCTGAAGAAGGTTCAATTCGTAAAGCAAAAATGCCTCCTTCATCAAATGCTTTTGTACCTTCGGTTTCTGGTTTAATTATGGCAGGTCATGTCATTACTACTTTATTAGATGGAATAGAAATTAATCGATTATCATAA
- a CDS encoding RsfA family transcriptional regulator → MKIRQDAWSHEDDVLLAETVLNHIKEGSTQLKAFDEVGDALNRTSAACGFRWNAVVRQKHLTHIDQAKRERKERKRELSSSFFQPKTFERTNIVEPSFYRTPSNTSGSVTIDSIIVQLRQLENQTEQSSSLKLENDRLRTELKRTSSKLNDLETMLARNKQEHSMIEEDYQSLISIMNRARRMAILEDTIEDQTAFRMEGNGNLEKLEK, encoded by the coding sequence ATGAAAATAAGACAAGATGCATGGTCCCATGAAGATGATGTACTGTTAGCTGAGACAGTCCTAAATCATATAAAAGAAGGAAGCACACAATTAAAAGCGTTTGATGAAGTCGGAGATGCACTAAATCGAACTTCTGCAGCATGCGGATTTCGATGGAATGCAGTTGTGAGACAGAAACATTTAACCCATATAGACCAAGCTAAACGTGAAAGGAAAGAACGAAAACGCGAGCTATCATCCAGCTTCTTTCAACCAAAAACATTTGAACGAACAAACATAGTAGAACCATCGTTTTATCGGACGCCGTCAAACACTAGCGGTTCAGTAACAATTGATTCGATTATTGTTCAATTAAGACAACTCGAGAATCAAACTGAACAATCCAGTAGTCTAAAATTAGAAAACGATCGTTTGCGTACGGAGCTCAAGAGAACTTCATCAAAATTAAATGATTTAGAAACAATGCTCGCCAGAAATAAACAAGAACATAGTATGATTGAAGAAGATTATCAATCACTTATTTCTATTATGAACCGTGCAAGACGGATGGCCATTCTCGAAGACACAATCGAAGACCAAACCGCTTTTCGCATGGAAGGAAATGGAAACCTCGAAAAACTAGAGAAATAA
- a CDS encoding replication-associated recombination protein A, giving the protein MKRQPLAFRMRPTSIDDVIGQHSLLDEGKLLRRMVEADQLSSMVLYGPPGTGKTSIASAIAGSSGQHFRLLNATVHNKKDMETTVEEAKMYGSLILILDEVHRLDKAKQDFLLPHLESGLLLLIGATTANPYHSINPAIRSRCHIFELEQLAPEDIEKALNRALTDVENGLGNENIDIAPEAITHLSLACGGDVRAALNALELAVLSTLKGKDNVRTVSLSAAEQSIQKKSIQHDKNGDAHYDVLSAFQKSIRGSDVNASLHYLARLIEAGDLVSIHRRLLVIAYEDIGLANPQAGSRTLAAIESSERIGLPEARIPLANAVIELALSPKSNSAYKAIDEALMSLRDGGSGEIPRHLKDAHYQGAKNLGRGTEYKYPHDFPDAWVRQQYLPDSFKNHRYYEPKQTGKFEQALADLYKKRK; this is encoded by the coding sequence ATGAAAAGACAACCGTTAGCATTCCGCATGCGTCCGACATCAATTGATGACGTCATTGGTCAGCATAGTCTTCTTGATGAAGGCAAGCTTCTGCGGAGAATGGTGGAAGCTGACCAGCTTTCATCTATGGTGCTTTATGGACCGCCAGGCACAGGAAAAACATCAATAGCCAGTGCAATTGCCGGTTCAAGCGGTCAACACTTTCGGTTGCTTAATGCGACCGTACACAATAAAAAAGATATGGAAACCACAGTTGAAGAAGCGAAGATGTATGGCTCTTTAATTTTAATTCTTGATGAAGTCCATCGACTTGATAAAGCAAAACAAGATTTTTTATTGCCCCACCTAGAAAGTGGCCTTCTTCTACTTATTGGTGCAACAACCGCAAACCCATACCATTCCATAAATCCGGCAATACGTAGCAGGTGTCATATATTTGAGTTAGAGCAATTAGCACCAGAAGACATTGAAAAAGCGTTAAATCGCGCGCTTACTGATGTAGAAAACGGCCTCGGAAATGAGAATATTGATATTGCACCAGAAGCGATTACTCACTTATCCCTTGCTTGTGGAGGAGATGTACGTGCTGCTCTAAATGCTCTTGAACTAGCCGTTCTTTCTACATTGAAAGGAAAAGACAATGTAAGAACTGTCTCTCTCTCCGCTGCAGAGCAAAGCATTCAGAAAAAAAGCATTCAACATGACAAAAATGGGGACGCTCACTATGATGTACTCTCTGCTTTTCAGAAGTCGATTCGTGGGAGCGATGTGAATGCAAGCCTGCACTACTTAGCCAGACTAATAGAAGCAGGAGATCTTGTTAGCATCCATCGACGCCTATTAGTTATTGCCTATGAAGACATCGGTCTTGCGAATCCACAAGCTGGTTCAAGGACGCTTGCCGCGATTGAATCCTCGGAAAGGATTGGACTACCAGAGGCACGAATTCCTCTCGCTAACGCCGTCATCGAACTAGCACTGTCTCCTAAAAGCAACAGTGCATATAAGGCAATCGATGAAGCATTAATGTCACTTAGAGATGGTGGAAGTGGTGAAATCCCTCGTCACCTCAAAGATGCGCATTATCAAGGAGCCAAAAATTTAGGTCGAGGCACGGAATATAAATACCCGCATGACTTTCCTGATGCTTGGGTTCGTCAGCAATATTTGCCAGACTCATTCAAGAATCACCGTTATTACGAACCAAAACAAACAGGCAAATTTGAACAAGCATTAGCCGATTTATACAAAAAACGCAAGTAA
- the cymR gene encoding cysteine metabolism transcriptional regulator CymR — protein MKISTKGRYGLTIMMALAKKTGEGPVSLKSIAKEYKLSEHYLEQLIAPLRNAMLVKSVRGAYGGYMLAKDAEAITAGDIIRVLEGPISPVEVLEDEEPAKRDLWIKIRDAVKDVLDKTTLADLANFKEEGEQDYYMFYI, from the coding sequence ATGAAAATTTCAACAAAAGGGCGCTACGGACTAACAATTATGATGGCTCTTGCCAAAAAAACTGGTGAGGGACCTGTTTCCTTGAAATCAATCGCTAAGGAATATAAACTATCAGAGCACTATTTAGAACAATTAATTGCACCACTTCGAAACGCAATGCTTGTAAAAAGTGTCCGTGGAGCATACGGTGGTTATATGTTAGCAAAGGATGCTGAGGCCATTACTGCGGGTGATATCATTCGTGTACTGGAAGGTCCAATTAGTCCTGTAGAAGTGCTGGAAGATGAAGAGCCTGCAAAACGTGACTTATGGATTAAAATTCGTGATGCAGTGAAAGACGTGTTAGATAAAACAACCCTTGCAGACTTAGCGAACTTTAAAGAAGAAGGCGAGCAAGATTATTATATGTTTTATATTTAA
- a CDS encoding cysteine desulfurase family protein produces the protein MEQIYLDHAATSLLHPAALDAMLPYFAEDFGNPSSTHQFGRVARQGLMEARKTIAAYLQATEHEVLFTSGGTEANNLALIGYARANREKGNHIITTEIEHHAVLHTLDQLKSEGFLVTYLKVNEEGLVSIEDVRKALTDKTILVSVMYGNNEVGVVQPIEEIGELLLGHQAVFHTDAVQAAGLLSLDVEALNVDMMSIASHKLNGPKGVGCLYVRDRLKLSPLFFGGEQERKRRAGTENVPGAVGFAKALSIANDNREQRISDYKHYREIFHSIMKRHEIRVTENGSEVLRLPHILNVCFEGIHTDQLLMKLDLLGIAASGGSACTAGAHVPSHVINAMYGSGSKQLQEAVRFSFGLSNTEDEVRRAFEKIASSVKDERERSEFIV, from the coding sequence ATGGAACAAATTTATCTTGACCATGCTGCAACGTCTCTTTTGCACCCAGCAGCGTTAGATGCGATGTTACCTTATTTTGCGGAGGATTTTGGCAATCCCTCAAGTACACATCAATTTGGAAGGGTTGCGAGACAAGGTTTAATGGAAGCTCGTAAGACAATTGCTGCTTATTTGCAAGCAACAGAACATGAGGTCTTGTTTACAAGTGGTGGTACAGAAGCAAATAATCTTGCTTTAATTGGCTATGCACGGGCGAATAGAGAAAAAGGAAATCATATTATTACGACCGAGATCGAACATCATGCCGTTTTGCATACATTAGATCAATTAAAGTCTGAAGGGTTTTTAGTAACATACTTGAAAGTGAATGAAGAGGGTCTCGTTTCTATTGAGGACGTTCGTAAGGCATTAACGGACAAGACGATCCTTGTTTCGGTAATGTATGGAAACAATGAGGTTGGGGTTGTACAACCGATTGAAGAAATTGGTGAACTTCTATTAGGTCATCAAGCAGTTTTCCATACAGATGCAGTTCAAGCAGCAGGACTCTTGTCACTTGACGTCGAAGCTCTGAATGTTGACATGATGTCTATTGCTAGTCATAAATTGAATGGTCCAAAAGGTGTTGGATGTTTGTATGTTCGGGACCGATTAAAACTTTCACCATTATTTTTTGGTGGTGAACAAGAAAGAAAACGTCGCGCTGGAACAGAAAACGTACCGGGAGCTGTTGGTTTTGCAAAGGCTTTGTCAATTGCGAACGACAATCGAGAACAACGGATTTCTGATTATAAACATTACCGGGAGATTTTTCATTCCATAATGAAACGTCACGAGATTCGTGTAACAGAAAATGGCTCAGAAGTGTTACGGCTGCCTCATATACTAAATGTTTGTTTCGAAGGGATTCACACAGACCAATTATTGATGAAACTCGATTTACTTGGTATTGCTGCCTCTGGTGGGTCGGCTTGTACAGCAGGTGCCCATGTTCCTTCCCATGTTATCAATGCAATGTATGGATCAGGAAGTAAACAGCTTCAAGAAGCTGTTCGTTTTAGTTTTGGACTATCAAATACTGAAGATGAAGTAAGACGTGCATTTGAAAAAATCGCATCATCTGTTAAGGATGAACGTGAACGAAGCGAGTTTATTGTATAA
- the mnmA gene encoding tRNA 2-thiouridine(34) synthase MnmA, whose translation MKKKPEDTRVVVGMSGGVDSSVTALLLKEQGYDVIGIFMKNWDDTNDAGFCSATEDYEDVERVAQQLGIPYYSVNFEKQYWDKVFTYFLDEYKAGRTPNPDVMCNKEIKFKAFLNHAISLGADYVATGHYAQLEEVNGEFRLIKGNDTNKDQTYFLNALTQKQLSKVMFPLGHLPKSEVRKLASEAKLATATKKDSTGICFIGERDFKEFLQTFLPAQPGNMETTDGIVKGQHDGLMYYTLGQRQGLGIGGAGEPWFVIDKDLDRNVLIVGQGYHHHGLYSEALHAVNMNWILNTPRVEPFTCKAKFRYRQEDQDVTVIPGDDGKAYIKFHDAQRAITPGQAVVLYEGNRCIGGGTIDVVVRENA comes from the coding sequence ATGAAAAAAAAACCAGAAGACACACGTGTAGTAGTAGGGATGTCTGGTGGCGTTGATTCTTCTGTTACAGCATTACTGTTAAAAGAACAAGGCTATGATGTGATCGGAATTTTTATGAAAAACTGGGATGACACAAATGATGCTGGTTTTTGTTCAGCTACTGAGGATTATGAAGACGTAGAACGAGTCGCTCAACAACTTGGTATTCCGTATTACTCTGTTAACTTTGAAAAACAGTACTGGGATAAAGTATTTACTTATTTCTTAGATGAATATAAAGCTGGACGAACACCTAATCCTGATGTTATGTGCAACAAAGAAATTAAATTCAAAGCATTTTTAAATCATGCTATCTCCCTTGGTGCTGATTATGTGGCAACGGGACATTATGCTCAATTAGAAGAAGTAAACGGTGAATTCCGCCTTATTAAAGGTAATGATACAAATAAGGATCAGACGTATTTTTTGAATGCTCTTACCCAAAAACAACTTTCTAAAGTAATGTTTCCCTTAGGTCACTTACCAAAATCAGAGGTGCGTAAATTAGCCTCTGAAGCTAAATTAGCAACTGCAACAAAAAAAGACAGTACAGGAATTTGTTTTATTGGAGAACGGGATTTTAAGGAGTTTTTACAAACATTCCTACCTGCTCAACCTGGTAATATGGAAACGACCGATGGCATAGTGAAAGGGCAGCACGATGGTTTGATGTACTACACGTTAGGTCAACGCCAAGGTCTTGGTATTGGTGGTGCAGGTGAGCCTTGGTTTGTGATTGACAAAGACCTTGATCGTAATGTTCTTATTGTTGGACAAGGGTATCATCATCACGGGCTCTATTCAGAAGCATTACATGCAGTTAACATGAACTGGATTTTGAATACTCCGCGTGTTGAACCATTTACATGTAAAGCGAAATTCCGTTACCGTCAAGAAGATCAAGACGTTACAGTAATACCTGGTGATGATGGAAAAGCGTATATTAAATTTCATGATGCGCAGCGCGCGATTACGCCTGGCCAAGCTGTCGTTTTATATGAAGGCAACCGTTGCATTGGCGGGGGAACAATTGATGTAGTAGTGCGGGAAAATGCCTAA
- a CDS encoding tetratricopeptide repeat protein, with protein MDNQKGIELMREGKYEEAAQEFTAYIEEFPKEATGYINMANLLSLLGDFERAKLFFTRAIELDDKAIAAHYGIGTVYYQEEAYPQAIKAFVEAAKQGMNEADLFYMLGMSHYQQGALAHAQANLSRAIELNPSDSEINFQYGLCLAQLEQLEEAQVYLEKTIELEPSHADAYYNLGVIHAGNNKAEAALASFNSALSHQPDHLLAGNGKRVVEDAINNG; from the coding sequence GTGGATAATCAAAAAGGCATTGAACTGATGCGTGAGGGAAAGTATGAAGAAGCTGCACAAGAATTTACGGCATATATTGAAGAGTTTCCAAAAGAAGCGACTGGTTATATTAATATGGCCAATTTATTAAGTTTACTTGGTGATTTTGAACGGGCAAAATTGTTTTTTACAAGAGCAATTGAATTAGATGACAAGGCAATTGCTGCTCATTATGGAATCGGTACAGTTTATTATCAAGAAGAGGCGTATCCGCAAGCAATTAAAGCATTTGTTGAAGCTGCAAAACAAGGTATGAATGAAGCGGATTTATTTTATATGCTTGGAATGAGTCACTACCAGCAAGGTGCGCTTGCACATGCACAAGCAAATTTAAGTCGAGCTATTGAACTTAACCCATCAGACAGTGAGATAAATTTTCAATATGGACTTTGTTTAGCCCAGCTCGAACAATTGGAAGAAGCACAAGTTTATTTGGAAAAAACAATCGAGCTTGAACCAAGTCATGCCGATGCTTATTACAATCTAGGGGTTATCCATGCAGGTAATAATAAGGCGGAAGCCGCGCTTGCATCATTTAATTCTGCTCTATCTCATCAACCTGATCATTTACTGGCTGGGAATGGTAAACGGGTGGTTGAAGATGCGATAAATAACGGGTGA